The Streptomyces achromogenes genome window below encodes:
- a CDS encoding DJ-1/PfpI family protein, giving the protein MSGKPVHLAVYDTFADWETGFATAYLARGGHRIRTVGASTAAPVASIGGLRVQPDLALDDVRPEDSSLLILPGADLWDTTDDLAPFARKAREFLAAGTPVAAICGATAGLAREGLLDERDHTSAVSFYLAATGYRGGHRYTEADAVTDGALVTAGPTEPVAFAREILRLLGVYEGEVLDAWYRLFHDSDPQAYAVLENATAGR; this is encoded by the coding sequence ATGAGCGGCAAGCCCGTGCATCTCGCCGTGTACGACACGTTCGCCGACTGGGAGACGGGGTTCGCGACGGCGTACCTCGCGCGGGGCGGCCACCGGATCCGGACGGTCGGCGCGTCCACGGCGGCGCCGGTGGCCAGCATCGGCGGCCTGCGGGTCCAGCCCGACCTGGCGCTGGACGACGTGCGGCCCGAGGACAGCTCCCTGCTGATCCTCCCGGGCGCCGACCTCTGGGACACCACCGACGACCTCGCGCCCTTCGCCCGCAAGGCGCGGGAGTTCCTCGCCGCCGGCACCCCCGTCGCCGCGATCTGCGGGGCCACCGCCGGGCTCGCCCGCGAGGGCCTGCTCGACGAGCGCGACCACACGAGCGCGGTCTCCTTCTATCTGGCCGCCACCGGCTACCGCGGCGGCCACCGGTACACCGAGGCGGACGCGGTGACGGACGGCGCGCTGGTCACCGCCGGCCCGACCGAGCCGGTCGCCTTCGCCCGCGAGATCCTGCGCCTCCTCGGCGTGTACGAGGGCGAGGTGCTGGACGCCTGGTACCGGCTGTTCCACGACTCCGACCCGCAGGCCTACGCCGTCCTGGAGAACGCGACGGCCGGCCGGTGA
- a CDS encoding aspartate aminotransferase family protein, translating to MTPQTDPRAGAAVKAADRAHVFHSWSAQELIDPLAVAGAEGSYFWDYDGNRYLDLTSGLVYTNIGYQHPKVVAAIQEQAARLTTFAPAFAVEARSEAARLIAERTPGDLDKIFFTNGGADAVEHAVRMARLHTGRAKVLSAYRSYHGGTQQAVNLTGDPRRWASDTATAGVVHFWAPFLYRSRFYAETEEQETARALEHLETTIAFEGPATIAAIILETIPGTAGIMVPPPGYLAGVREICDRHGIVFILDEVMAGFGRTGEWFAADLSGVVPDLMTFAKGVNSGYVPLGGVAISGAVAETFGKRPYPGGLTYSGHPLACAAAVATIEVMAEEGVVENAKRLGASLVEPGLRALAERHPSVGEVRGVGMFWAVELVKNRETREPLVPYNAAGEANAAMAAFGAAARKAGVWPFVNMNRTHFVPPLNVSESEVKEGLAALDTALSAADEFTE from the coding sequence ATGACCCCTCAGACCGACCCCCGGGCCGGCGCCGCCGTCAAGGCCGCCGACCGCGCGCACGTCTTCCACTCCTGGTCCGCCCAGGAGCTCATCGACCCGCTCGCCGTGGCCGGCGCCGAGGGGTCGTACTTCTGGGACTACGACGGCAACCGGTACCTCGACCTCACCAGCGGACTCGTCTACACGAACATCGGCTACCAGCACCCGAAGGTCGTCGCCGCGATACAGGAGCAGGCCGCACGCCTGACCACCTTCGCGCCCGCCTTCGCGGTCGAGGCCCGCTCCGAGGCGGCCCGGCTGATCGCCGAGCGGACCCCCGGCGACCTGGACAAGATCTTCTTCACCAACGGCGGGGCGGACGCCGTCGAGCACGCCGTGCGCATGGCCCGGCTGCACACCGGACGCGCCAAGGTGCTCTCCGCCTACCGCTCCTACCACGGCGGCACCCAGCAGGCAGTGAACCTCACCGGCGACCCGCGCCGCTGGGCCTCCGACACCGCGACGGCCGGCGTCGTGCACTTCTGGGCGCCCTTCCTCTACCGCTCCCGCTTCTACGCCGAGACCGAGGAGCAGGAGACCGCACGCGCCCTCGAGCACCTCGAGACGACGATCGCCTTCGAGGGGCCGGCGACCATCGCCGCGATCATCCTCGAGACGATCCCCGGCACCGCCGGCATCATGGTCCCGCCGCCCGGCTACCTCGCGGGCGTCCGCGAGATCTGCGACCGGCACGGGATCGTCTTCATCCTCGACGAGGTCATGGCCGGGTTCGGGCGCACCGGCGAGTGGTTCGCCGCCGACCTGTCCGGCGTCGTGCCCGACCTGATGACCTTCGCCAAGGGCGTGAACTCCGGATACGTGCCGCTCGGCGGCGTGGCCATCTCCGGCGCCGTGGCGGAGACCTTCGGCAAGCGGCCCTACCCGGGCGGTCTGACGTACTCGGGGCACCCGCTGGCCTGCGCGGCCGCCGTCGCGACGATCGAGGTCATGGCGGAGGAGGGCGTCGTCGAGAACGCGAAGCGCCTCGGCGCCTCCCTCGTCGAGCCGGGGCTGCGGGCACTGGCCGAGCGCCACCCGAGCGTCGGCGAGGTGCGCGGGGTCGGCATGTTCTGGGCGGTCGAACTGGTGAAGAACCGCGAGACCCGCGAACCGCTGGTGCCGTACAACGCGGCCGGCGAGGCCAACGCGGCCATGGCCGCGTTCGGCGCGGCGGCCAGGAAGGCCGGCGTGTGGCCGTTCGTGAACATGAACCGCACGCATTTCGTGCCGCCGCTCAACGTCTCCGAGTCGGAGGTCAAGGAAGGCCTCGCGGCCCTCGACACAGCGCTCTCGGCGGCCGACGAGTTCACCGAGTAG
- a CDS encoding YbaB/EbfC family nucleoid-associated protein — protein MIPGGGQPNMQQLLQQAQKMQQDLARAQEELANTEVDGQAGGGLVKATVTGSGELRGLKIDPKAVDPEDTETLADLIVAAVQAANENAQTLQQQKLGPLAQGLGGGSGIPGLPF, from the coding sequence GTGATTCCCGGTGGTGGCCAGCCCAACATGCAGCAGCTGCTCCAGCAGGCCCAGAAGATGCAGCAGGACCTCGCCCGCGCCCAGGAGGAGCTGGCGAACACGGAGGTCGACGGGCAGGCGGGCGGTGGACTGGTGAAGGCCACGGTGACCGGCTCCGGCGAGCTGCGCGGGCTGAAGATCGACCCGAAGGCGGTCGACCCGGAGGACACCGAGACCCTCGCCGACCTGATCGTCGCGGCCGTCCAGGCGGCCAACGAGAACGCGCAGACCCTGCAGCAGCAGAAGCTCGGCCCGCTGGCCCAGGGCCTGGGCGGCGGCAGCGGCATTCCGGGTCTGCCTTTCTAG
- the recR gene encoding recombination mediator RecR — translation MYEGVVQDLIDELGRLPGVGPKSAQRIAFHILQAEPTDVRRLAHALLEVKAKVRFCATCGNVAQEELCGICRDPRRDPSCICVVEEPKDVVAIERTREFRGKYHVLGGAISPIEGVGPDDLRIRELLARLADGTVTELILATDPNLEGEATATYLARMIKPMGLKVTRLASGLPVGGDLEYADEVTLGRAFEGRRLLDV, via the coding sequence TTGTACGAAGGCGTGGTCCAGGACCTCATCGACGAGCTGGGGCGGCTGCCCGGCGTCGGTCCCAAGAGCGCGCAGCGGATCGCCTTCCACATCCTGCAGGCGGAGCCGACGGACGTACGGCGGCTCGCCCACGCCCTCCTGGAGGTCAAGGCGAAGGTCCGCTTCTGCGCGACCTGCGGCAACGTGGCGCAGGAGGAGCTGTGCGGCATCTGCCGCGACCCGCGCCGCGACCCGAGCTGCATCTGCGTCGTGGAGGAGCCGAAGGACGTCGTCGCGATCGAGCGCACGCGCGAGTTCCGCGGCAAGTACCACGTCCTGGGCGGCGCGATCAGCCCGATCGAGGGGGTCGGCCCCGACGACCTGCGGATAAGGGAACTCCTCGCCCGGCTGGCGGACGGCACGGTCACGGAGCTGATCCTGGCCACCGACCCGAACCTGGAGGGCGAGGCCACCGCCACGTACCTCGCCCGCATGATCAAGCCCATGGGCCTGAAGGTCACCCGCCTGGCCAGCGGCCTCCCGGTGGGTGGCGACCTGGAATACGCGGACGAGGTCACCCTCGGCCGCGCCTTCGAGGGGAGACGACTCCTAGATGTCTGA
- a CDS encoding DUF5063 domain-containing protein, translated as MSDATLHATGPNPDDFAVQIADQVESFLVAVTEVAKGDEPGSAVPFLLLEVSQLLLAGGRLGAHEDIVPDERYEPDPGFEPDADELRENLARLLDPVDVYSEVFDPYEPRKAPVPARISDDLADVIADLRHGMVHYRAGRITEALWWWQFSYFSNWGSTASATLRALHSVLAHIRLDQPLEELDGLDTDQSPLGDETLEFEAGRVMAEEIGGQLGARPRT; from the coding sequence ATGTCTGACGCCACGCTGCACGCGACCGGCCCGAACCCGGACGACTTCGCGGTCCAGATCGCGGACCAGGTGGAGAGTTTCCTGGTAGCCGTCACCGAGGTGGCCAAGGGCGACGAACCGGGCTCGGCGGTCCCCTTCCTCCTCCTGGAGGTCTCCCAGCTCCTGCTGGCCGGCGGCCGTCTCGGCGCCCACGAGGACATCGTCCCCGACGAGCGCTACGAGCCCGACCCGGGCTTCGAACCGGACGCCGACGAACTCCGCGAGAACCTGGCCCGGCTGCTGGACCCGGTCGACGTCTACTCCGAGGTCTTCGACCCCTACGAGCCCCGCAAGGCGCCCGTGCCGGCCCGGATCTCCGACGACCTCGCCGACGTGATCGCCGACCTGCGCCACGGCATGGTCCACTACCGCGCGGGCCGCATCACCGAGGCCCTGTGGTGGTGGCAGTTCTCCTACTTCTCCAACTGGGGCTCCACGGCGTCGGCGACGCTGCGCGCCCTGCACTCGGTCCTCGCCCACATCCGCCTGGACCAGCCCCTGGAAGAGCTGGACGGTCTCGACACCGACCAGTCCCCGCTGGGCGACGAGACCCTGGAGTTCGAGGCGGGCCGCGTGATGGCCGAGGAGATCGGCGGCCAACTGGGCGCACGACCCCGCACCTAG
- a CDS encoding sensor histidine kinase has translation MNRQLIRSYILLVAVAILLFTVPVAFTLTKQLRDDTELSVLREAHTMALLLGNGDRISCEALTEVAEAYGEGTPGNVQVTPTRNCAPDLPEPAAGPALTRAVRQNEPTTDWGSDFIWGEHLTVTVPAQGEAAVRIVYSTSDMTRRLWSIWGFRAGLAVLVLAAAAAIGAYAARRITAPLRALNSMASRFSDGDLTARSPVTGPPETQTLARTLNQGAERLDTLVASQRIFVADASHQLRTPLTALRLSLDNIADGVDDEFVREDVEQATAEVVRMSRLVNGLLVLARAEAKVTAAEPLPLKDIVAERLTVWRPAADERGVTIALRGSGVDGRPSVLASPGHLEQVLDNVLSNALEVSPDGGMITVRLESGAGEVVLSVADEGPGMSDAEKSRAFDRFWRGQGLTGRSGSGLGLAVVRQLVTDDGGTVSLEDAPGGGLRVCFTLRAAPRAG, from the coding sequence ATGAACCGCCAGCTCATCCGCAGCTACATCCTGCTGGTCGCGGTCGCCATCCTGCTGTTCACGGTGCCGGTCGCCTTCACGCTCACCAAGCAACTGCGCGACGACACCGAGCTGTCCGTCCTGCGCGAGGCCCACACCATGGCGCTGCTGCTGGGCAACGGCGACCGCATCTCGTGCGAGGCGCTGACCGAGGTGGCCGAGGCGTACGGCGAAGGGACCCCCGGCAACGTCCAGGTGACCCCCACCCGCAACTGCGCCCCGGACCTGCCGGAACCCGCCGCGGGCCCCGCGCTGACCCGGGCCGTGCGGCAGAACGAGCCGACGACCGACTGGGGCTCGGACTTCATCTGGGGCGAGCACCTGACGGTCACCGTGCCCGCCCAGGGTGAGGCGGCCGTGCGGATCGTCTACTCCACCTCGGACATGACCCGGCGGCTGTGGAGCATCTGGGGCTTCCGCGCCGGGCTCGCCGTCCTCGTCCTGGCGGCGGCCGCGGCGATCGGCGCGTACGCCGCCCGCCGGATCACCGCGCCGCTGCGCGCCCTCAACTCCATGGCGAGCAGGTTCAGCGACGGGGACCTGACCGCGCGCTCCCCGGTGACGGGCCCGCCGGAGACCCAGACGCTGGCGCGCACCCTCAACCAGGGCGCCGAACGCCTGGACACGCTGGTGGCCTCGCAGCGCATCTTCGTCGCGGACGCCTCGCACCAGCTCCGCACGCCGCTCACGGCGCTGCGGCTGTCGCTGGACAACATCGCGGACGGCGTGGACGACGAGTTCGTCCGCGAGGACGTGGAGCAGGCCACGGCAGAGGTGGTCCGCATGAGCCGGCTGGTGAACGGTCTGCTGGTGCTGGCCCGCGCCGAGGCCAAGGTGACGGCGGCGGAGCCGCTGCCGTTGAAGGACATCGTGGCCGAACGGCTGACGGTGTGGAGACCGGCCGCCGACGAGCGCGGAGTCACCATCGCGCTCAGGGGGAGTGGTGTCGACGGCCGGCCGTCTGTGCTGGCCAGCCCCGGTCATCTGGAACAGGTGCTGGACAACGTGCTCTCGAACGCCCTGGAGGTGTCGCCGGACGGCGGGATGATCACCGTCCGGCTGGAGTCCGGGGCGGGCGAAGTGGTCCTGTCGGTGGCGGACGAGGGTCCGGGCATGTCGGACGCGGAGAAGTCCCGCGCCTTCGACCGCTTCTGGCGCGGTCAGGGCCTCACCGGGCGCTCCGGCTCCGGGCTCGGCCTCGCCGTCGTCAGACAGCTGGTGACGGACGACGGCGGGACGGTGAGCCTCGAGGATGCTCCCGGGGGCGGTCTGCGCGTGTGCTTCACGCTCCGGGCGGCCCCGCGCGCGGGGTGA
- a CDS encoding MarR family winged helix-turn-helix transcriptional regulator → MSARRQELLSRSALGVFRLNGQFLAVAEELAGPSGLSAARWQVLGAVLGEPLPVSGIARAMGITRQSVQRIADLLVEHGLAEYLPNPAHRRAKLLAPTESGRAAVARIDPGHAAFADRLARAYGEAELAEAVHVLERLSKVLDALEQPVTQP, encoded by the coding sequence GTGAGCGCGCGGCGCCAGGAACTGCTGAGCCGCAGCGCCCTAGGGGTCTTCCGGCTCAACGGCCAGTTCCTCGCCGTCGCGGAGGAACTGGCCGGCCCGTCCGGCCTCTCCGCCGCCCGGTGGCAGGTGCTCGGCGCGGTCCTCGGCGAACCGCTGCCGGTGTCCGGCATCGCCCGCGCCATGGGCATCACCCGGCAGAGCGTGCAGCGGATCGCCGACCTGCTGGTCGAGCACGGGCTCGCCGAATACCTGCCCAACCCCGCCCACCGGCGCGCCAAGCTGCTCGCCCCCACCGAGTCGGGACGGGCCGCGGTCGCCCGCATCGACCCCGGGCACGCGGCCTTCGCCGACCGCCTGGCGCGGGCGTACGGAGAGGCGGAGCTCGCCGAGGCCGTACACGTCCTGGAACGCCTGTCCAAGGTGCTGGACGCACTGGAGCAGCCCGTTACGCAACCGTAG
- a CDS encoding PhzF family phenazine biosynthesis protein: MEVLRYVAFGTDPAGGNPAGVVLDATGIDEKTMLATAAEVGYSETAFAVPSDDGGLAVRYFSPLAEVPFCGHATIATAVAHAERHGTGSLVLHTGVGTVPVTTAVADDGTTVATLVSVAPRTKPLADDDLTELLAALRWSADELDPALPPRVAYAGAWHPVVAAADRGRLADLDYDMPALSALMARRDWTTVDLVWRESPTVFHARNPFPPGGVVEDPATGAAAAALGGYLRELGLVSPPKTLTIHQGADMGRPSTLTVSVPGGRDSGIGVTGTAVPL, from the coding sequence ATGGAGGTTCTGCGCTATGTGGCCTTCGGCACCGACCCGGCCGGGGGCAACCCCGCCGGCGTGGTGCTCGACGCCACCGGCATCGACGAGAAGACCATGCTGGCGACGGCGGCCGAAGTCGGCTACTCCGAGACGGCGTTCGCCGTGCCGTCCGACGACGGCGGCCTGGCCGTCCGGTACTTCAGCCCGCTCGCCGAAGTGCCGTTCTGCGGCCACGCGACGATCGCCACGGCGGTCGCCCACGCCGAGCGGCACGGAACGGGCTCGCTGGTCCTGCACACGGGCGTCGGGACGGTCCCCGTCACCACCGCCGTGGCCGACGACGGCACCACGGTGGCGACCCTCGTGAGCGTCGCCCCACGCACGAAGCCCCTGGCCGATGACGATCTGACGGAACTGCTGGCGGCGCTGCGCTGGTCCGCCGACGAGCTCGACCCGGCCCTGCCGCCCCGCGTGGCCTACGCCGGGGCCTGGCATCCGGTCGTCGCCGCGGCCGACCGCGGCCGGCTGGCCGACCTCGACTACGACATGCCCGCCCTGTCCGCCCTCATGGCCCGCCGGGACTGGACCACCGTCGACCTGGTGTGGCGGGAGTCCCCCACCGTCTTCCACGCCCGCAACCCGTTCCCGCCCGGCGGGGTCGTCGAGGACCCGGCCACCGGCGCGGCGGCCGCCGCCCTCGGCGGGTATCTGCGGGAGCTCGGACTCGTCTCACCGCCAAAGACCCTGACGATCCACCAGGGCGCCGACATGGGCCGCCCGAGCACCCTCACGGTCTCCGTGCCCGGCGGACGGGACAGCGGGATCGGCGTCACGGGGACGGCCGTGCCCCTCTGA
- a CDS encoding SLATT domain-containing protein produces the protein MQPEGPPQDGRGEGGAAGLRPGDLTGRAFPLGDWGEPAERLEELYRWVERGALETAAWYLADRVWKRRGARALRTGAAAGAVCGAALPLLDLTRVMGGVAPWGYLALLLAVACLAVDRFFGVTSGWMRDVATAQAVQRRLQVLQFDWASESVREVLGPAEGTASEAAERCLAVLRRFSEDVADLVRTETADWMVDFRTGPAPLGIQTAVAVGGRVDAGGGPGRFPSPPGANARPNMPRQRPPEPR, from the coding sequence ATGCAGCCCGAAGGACCGCCTCAGGACGGGCGGGGCGAGGGCGGCGCGGCCGGGCTGCGGCCGGGCGACCTGACCGGACGGGCGTTCCCCCTGGGGGACTGGGGCGAGCCCGCCGAACGGCTGGAGGAACTGTACCGGTGGGTGGAGCGGGGAGCGCTGGAGACGGCCGCCTGGTACCTCGCCGACCGGGTGTGGAAGCGGCGGGGCGCACGGGCCCTGCGCACCGGCGCGGCCGCCGGGGCGGTGTGCGGGGCCGCGCTGCCGCTGCTGGACCTGACCCGGGTGATGGGCGGCGTGGCCCCGTGGGGGTATCTGGCGCTGCTGCTGGCGGTGGCGTGCCTGGCGGTGGACCGGTTCTTCGGGGTGACCTCGGGCTGGATGCGGGACGTGGCCACCGCGCAGGCCGTGCAGCGCAGGCTGCAGGTGCTGCAGTTCGACTGGGCCTCGGAGAGCGTCCGGGAGGTGCTGGGGCCGGCCGAGGGCACGGCGAGCGAGGCCGCCGAGCGGTGCCTGGCGGTGCTGCGCCGGTTCTCCGAGGACGTCGCCGACCTGGTGCGCACGGAGACGGCCGACTGGATGGTCGATTTCCGCACCGGTCCCGCGCCCCTGGGCATCCAGACGGCGGTCGCCGTCGGCGGACGGGTGGACGCCGGTGGCGGCCCGGGCAGGTTCCCCTCGCCGCCGGGAGCGAACGCCCGGCCGAACATGCCCCGCCAACGCCCGCCGGAGCCCCGCTGA
- a CDS encoding serine/threonine-protein kinase, with protein sequence MEKLGQGDPQRIGGYRLLARLGAGGMGQVYLARSDRGRTVAVKLVRPELAAREEFRARFRQEVRNAQRVGGFWTAPVLDADTEAAVPWVATGYVAGPSLQQVVGHDHGPLPERSVRILAAGLAHALTNIHAAGIVHRDLKPSNVMVTIEGPRVIDFGVARALESVSGDSRLTQTGAVIGSPGFMAPEQLRGAPVTPASDVFCLGSVITYAATGALPFGSADSGVPALMFRIAENEPDLAGVPEGIADLVRGCLRKDPGARPSLDRVLELTGVDDTVSDGRSRDPWLPGALVAQLGRHAVRLLEVEDPEGTDASAGTARWSPTAPFQAVPQHSGPRGEAHAPDHRPTLVAGPGGVPQQQSHPAGAGPAPAHPAYGYPPRQPQQAPSAPGYGHHPTPGVPAPYNPYAADAGGPGGPSVPYTPYGPYGTDEPAGPQDPPGRSRRTTVLLVLVALVVAIAAGGSVYAFMNGDDDGVAGPSPSPSASRTAGSSSPEPDPSSSPSASASASPSQKGEVPAAYLGDWTATIKNDTGTNKRRLTITQGEVGDTVLALAADGDSYHCEFSATLAGRPGGDGPLRIGPSKVTAGEPLSSCTPGAASEVTLLPDGSLQRVNTGTGEKLTYTRD encoded by the coding sequence ATGGAGAAGCTGGGCCAGGGGGACCCGCAGCGCATCGGCGGATACCGGCTGCTCGCGCGGCTGGGCGCGGGCGGCATGGGCCAGGTGTACCTCGCCCGCTCCGACCGCGGGCGGACGGTCGCCGTGAAGCTGGTGCGGCCGGAGCTGGCGGCGCGCGAGGAGTTCCGGGCGCGGTTCCGGCAGGAGGTGCGCAACGCGCAGCGGGTCGGCGGGTTCTGGACCGCGCCCGTCCTCGACGCCGACACCGAGGCCGCCGTTCCCTGGGTCGCCACCGGCTATGTCGCCGGGCCGAGCCTCCAGCAGGTCGTGGGCCACGACCACGGTCCGCTGCCCGAACGGTCGGTGCGCATCCTCGCCGCCGGCCTCGCGCACGCCCTCACCAACATCCACGCCGCCGGCATCGTCCACCGCGACCTCAAGCCGTCCAACGTGATGGTCACCATCGAGGGGCCGCGCGTCATCGACTTCGGCGTCGCGCGGGCGCTGGAGAGCGTGAGCGGCGACAGCCGGCTGACCCAGACCGGCGCGGTGATCGGCTCGCCCGGCTTCATGGCCCCCGAACAACTGCGGGGCGCCCCGGTCACGCCCGCCAGCGACGTCTTCTGCCTCGGCTCGGTCATCACCTACGCCGCCACCGGCGCCCTGCCGTTCGGCTCCGCCGACAGCGGCGTGCCCGCCCTGATGTTCCGCATCGCGGAGAACGAACCCGACCTCGCGGGCGTCCCCGAGGGCATCGCCGACCTGGTCCGCGGCTGTCTGCGCAAGGACCCGGGGGCCCGCCCCTCCCTCGACCGCGTCCTGGAACTCACCGGCGTCGACGACACCGTCTCCGACGGCCGCTCCCGCGACCCCTGGCTGCCCGGCGCCCTGGTCGCCCAGCTCGGCCGGCACGCCGTGCGGCTGCTGGAGGTGGAGGACCCGGAGGGCACGGACGCCTCGGCGGGCACCGCCCGGTGGAGCCCCACCGCTCCGTTCCAGGCCGTTCCGCAGCATTCCGGGCCGCGCGGCGAGGCGCACGCGCCGGACCACCGGCCCACGCTGGTCGCGGGTCCCGGCGGAGTGCCGCAGCAGCAGTCGCATCCGGCCGGTGCGGGCCCCGCCCCGGCCCACCCGGCGTACGGCTACCCACCCCGGCAACCGCAGCAGGCGCCCTCCGCCCCCGGATACGGCCACCACCCGACGCCGGGCGTGCCCGCCCCCTACAACCCGTACGCGGCGGACGCCGGCGGGCCCGGCGGCCCGTCCGTCCCGTACACCCCCTACGGCCCCTACGGGACGGACGAACCCGCGGGCCCGCAGGACCCGCCGGGCCGCAGCCGCCGTACGACGGTCCTGCTCGTCCTGGTCGCCCTGGTGGTCGCGATCGCCGCCGGCGGCTCGGTGTACGCGTTCATGAACGGCGACGACGACGGCGTCGCGGGCCCGTCGCCCAGCCCCTCGGCCTCCCGAACGGCGGGTTCCTCCTCGCCGGAGCCCGACCCGTCGTCGTCCCCCTCCGCGTCCGCTTCCGCGTCCCCGTCGCAGAAGGGGGAGGTCCCGGCGGCCTACCTCGGCGACTGGACCGCCACGATCAAGAACGACACCGGCACCAACAAGCGCCGGCTGACCATCACGCAGGGCGAGGTGGGGGACACGGTGCTCGCCCTCGCCGCGGACGGCGACTCCTACCACTGCGAGTTCAGCGCCACCCTCGCCGGACGGCCCGGCGGCGACGGCCCGCTGCGGATCGGCCCGTCCAAGGTCACCGCGGGCGAACCCCTCTCCTCCTGCACCCCCGGCGCGGCCTCGGAGGTCACCCTCCTCCCCGACGGCAGCCTCCAACGCGTCAACACCGGCACCGGGGAGAAGCTGACGTACACCCGCGACTGA
- a CDS encoding SgcJ/EcaC family oxidoreductase translates to MTRKTRIRAALVTATAVVTAATVSVGVSAAGPEKPSKPSKKQIAALFDGWNAALQTRDPEVVADRYAKNAVLLPTLSNKVRADHAGIVDYMEHFLQNKPVGKKIETHINVLDGNSALDSGVYQFTLTDPATGKKRVVEARYTYEYEKRGGKWLIVNHHSSAMPES, encoded by the coding sequence ATGACCCGCAAGACCCGCATACGCGCCGCCCTCGTCACCGCCACCGCCGTCGTCACCGCGGCCACGGTGTCGGTCGGCGTCAGTGCGGCCGGCCCCGAGAAGCCCTCGAAGCCCAGCAAGAAGCAGATCGCCGCGCTGTTCGACGGCTGGAACGCCGCGCTGCAGACCCGTGACCCGGAGGTCGTGGCCGACCGCTACGCCAAGAACGCGGTCCTGCTGCCCACCCTCTCCAACAAGGTCCGCGCCGACCACGCCGGCATCGTGGACTACATGGAGCACTTCCTCCAGAACAAGCCGGTCGGCAAGAAGATCGAGACGCACATCAACGTCCTCGACGGCAACTCCGCCCTGGACAGCGGCGTGTACCAGTTCACCCTCACCGACCCCGCCACCGGCAAGAAGCGCGTCGTCGAGGCCCGTTACACCTACGAGTACGAGAAGCGCGGCGGCAAGTGGCTGATCGTCAACCACCACTCGTCGGCGATGCCCGAGAGCTGA
- a CDS encoding GntR family transcriptional regulator — translation MPGSTGNGAVTRSTLRQQIADALRDEVLAGRLQPGQEFTVKEIAEQYGVSATPVREALVDLSAQGLLDADQHRGFRVHEYSVEDYRGMIEARNLIIEGMFIALEGGRQDQRDFEDPRTAAAIAGVRRRGEEAGRAAAAGDLTVLIGYDLRFWRELSAFFGNPYLADFLHRLRVQSWVCTVQHLRRLSDLRGFLWSGHTELVDALYRRDTATARRMLAAYNDESITLIERLAAG, via the coding sequence ATGCCCGGCAGCACCGGCAACGGCGCCGTGACGCGCAGCACCCTGCGCCAGCAGATCGCCGACGCGCTTCGCGACGAGGTGCTGGCGGGACGGTTGCAGCCCGGGCAGGAGTTCACGGTGAAGGAGATCGCCGAGCAGTACGGCGTCTCCGCGACCCCGGTCCGCGAGGCCCTCGTCGACCTCTCGGCCCAGGGCCTCCTCGACGCCGACCAGCACCGGGGCTTCCGGGTCCACGAGTACTCCGTCGAGGACTACCGCGGCATGATCGAGGCGCGCAACCTGATCATCGAGGGCATGTTCATCGCCCTCGAGGGAGGCCGCCAGGACCAGCGGGACTTCGAGGACCCGCGGACCGCGGCCGCCATCGCCGGGGTGCGCCGGCGCGGCGAGGAGGCGGGACGGGCCGCGGCCGCCGGCGACCTCACCGTCCTCATCGGCTACGACCTGCGCTTCTGGCGCGAGCTGAGCGCCTTCTTCGGCAACCCCTATCTCGCCGACTTCCTGCACCGGCTGCGCGTGCAGTCCTGGGTGTGCACGGTGCAGCACCTGCGCCGACTGAGCGATCTGCGCGGCTTCCTGTGGTCCGGCCACACCGAACTCGTCGACGCCCTGTACCGCCGCGACACCGCCACCGCCCGCAGGATGCTCGCCGCGTACAACGACGAGTCCATCACCCTGATCGAGCGGCTGGCCGCGGGATGA